In Rhodospirillum rubrum ATCC 11170, a genomic segment contains:
- a CDS encoding MacB family efflux pump subunit, whose translation MADTPPPLIELIDLERVFDSSEVPVRALDRVSLTIHEGEFVAIIGQSGSGKSTLMSILGCLDRPTGGLYRLGGIDVASLDPVALAGLRRDTFGFVFQRYNLLAGASAAENVEMPAVYAGQPRHQRLERAHALLDRLGMGARSGHFPNQLSGGQQQRVSIARALMNDPRVILADEPTGALDSASGRDVLALLEALHTEGRTVILITHDRDVAARAERVIALQDGRVVEDSGRPAPVGSDRPLGRPPGGAAYLGMAASFGEALKMAGRSLRANIFRTALTLLGVVIGVAAVVTMMAIGEGSKQDVLTRIQSMGTNLLLVRPGAPGIRPSGTDVSLTPTDAEAVAQLAGMAAVAPERMASGITVRREGIDYRTTINGTWPAYAAAKDWPMAWGSFFDATDLQASAPVAVLGQTVAKNLFPGEEDPVGSYFLVRNVPFLVIGVLEAKGATPFGQDQDDIVLIPLTTAFARVSGGRYLSSLTARVEDATTIDESQAAIESLLQARHGKVDFQVRNTQSLLEMVEKTQNSLTLLLGAVALISLLVGGIGVMNIMLVSVTERTREIGIRLATGARASDILLQFNTEAVAVCGVGGLAGVGLGLGAALAVAEFGLPVRFTPGPPIVAFCCAFLTGLLFGYLPARKAARLDPVVALSAE comes from the coding sequence ATGGCCGACACCCCCCCGCCGCTGATCGAGTTGATCGATCTGGAACGGGTTTTCGATTCGAGCGAGGTTCCGGTCCGCGCCCTTGACCGGGTTTCCCTGACCATTCACGAAGGCGAATTCGTCGCCATCATCGGCCAGTCGGGCTCGGGCAAATCCACGTTGATGAGCATCCTCGGCTGCCTCGACCGCCCGACCGGCGGCCTCTACCGCCTGGGCGGCATCGATGTCGCCAGCCTTGATCCCGTCGCCCTGGCCGGCCTGCGCCGCGATACCTTCGGCTTCGTCTTCCAGCGCTATAATCTGCTTGCCGGGGCCTCGGCGGCCGAGAACGTCGAAATGCCCGCCGTCTATGCCGGCCAGCCCCGCCACCAGCGCCTGGAACGCGCCCATGCGTTGCTTGATCGCTTGGGGATGGGGGCGCGCAGCGGTCACTTTCCCAATCAGCTTTCGGGCGGCCAGCAGCAAAGGGTCTCGATCGCCCGGGCGCTGATGAACGATCCCCGGGTGATCCTGGCCGACGAGCCGACCGGCGCCTTGGACAGCGCCAGCGGCCGCGATGTCCTCGCCCTGCTTGAAGCCCTGCACACCGAGGGGCGGACGGTCATTCTGATCACCCACGACCGCGACGTGGCGGCGCGGGCCGAGCGGGTGATCGCCTTGCAAGACGGCCGGGTGGTTGAGGACAGCGGCCGGCCGGCCCCCGTGGGCAGCGACCGCCCGCTCGGCCGGCCGCCCGGCGGGGCGGCCTATCTGGGCATGGCCGCCAGCTTCGGCGAGGCCTTGAAAATGGCCGGGCGCAGCCTGCGGGCCAATATCTTCCGCACCGCCCTGACCCTGCTTGGCGTGGTCATCGGCGTCGCCGCCGTCGTCACCATGATGGCGATCGGCGAAGGCAGCAAACAAGACGTGCTGACCCGCATCCAGTCGATGGGCACCAATCTGTTGCTGGTGCGTCCGGGCGCGCCGGGCATCCGGCCAAGCGGCACCGATGTGTCGTTGACCCCCACTGACGCCGAGGCCGTGGCCCAGCTTGCCGGCATGGCGGCGGTGGCGCCCGAACGCATGGCTTCGGGCATCACGGTGCGCCGCGAGGGCATTGATTACCGCACCACCATCAATGGCACCTGGCCGGCCTATGCGGCGGCCAAGGACTGGCCGATGGCCTGGGGCAGCTTTTTCGACGCCACCGACCTCCAAGCCTCGGCCCCCGTCGCCGTGCTGGGCCAGACGGTGGCCAAGAACCTGTTTCCCGGCGAAGAAGACCCGGTCGGGTCCTATTTCCTGGTGCGCAACGTTCCCTTCCTGGTCATCGGCGTTCTCGAAGCCAAGGGCGCCACGCCCTTTGGCCAGGACCAGGACGATATCGTGCTAATCCCGCTGACCACCGCCTTCGCCCGGGTTTCCGGCGGGCGCTATCTCAGTTCGCTGACCGCCCGGGTCGAAGACGCGACCACCATCGACGAAAGCCAAGCCGCCATCGAATCCCTGCTTCAGGCCCGCCACGGCAAGGTCGATTTCCAGGTGCGCAATACCCAATCCTTGCTCGAAATGGTGGAAAAGACCCAGAACAGCCTGACCCTGCTGCTCGGCGCCGTCGCCTTGATCTCGCTGCTGGTCGGCGGCATCGGCGTGATGAACATCATGCTGGTCAGCGTGACCGAGCGCACCCGCGAGATCGGCATCCGTCTGGCGACGGGGGCGCGGGCCAGCGATATCTTGCTGCAATTCAACACCGAGGCCGTCGCCGTCTGCGGCGTCGGCGGTCTAGCCGGCGTCGGCCTGGGGCTGGGGGCGGCGCTGGCCGTCGCCGAATTCGGCCTGCCGGTGCGCTTCACCCCGGGACCGCCGATCGTCGCCTTCTGCTGCGCCTTTCTGACCGGACTGCTGTTTGGCTATCTGCCCGCCCGCAAGGCCGCCCGCCTTGATCCCGTCGTCGCCCTGTCCGCCGAATAG
- a CDS encoding efflux transporter outer membrane subunit, which produces MRPAVFPAALALFLGGCSLVPDSERPALAMPAAFGDAAPAPAATPLADATWWRRFGSPELSALMSDAMTGNQDLEAAFRRVAQARASLAGTRAGWFPTLSASSNANRSLHNTARTAAATEKTTYDVGGDLSWEVDLFGKTRASVLSAEATAQSQALARDALALSIQGEVATAYVTALAAKDRLAIARENLATAREILALIETQVSIGSQAPLEQAQQRSTVAGIEASLPQLEADLAAAQTSLAVLLGRAPQGFRIQAPGLNALALPAIAPGQPSDLLERRPDIREAEATLIAANADIGAARSAFFPTLTLSASASLSGALSGGTTTAGSLAGNLLGTIFDAGKREADLEVARQRWAELAATYRTTVLTALKEAEDALVTEDTGARREVALAEAVVQSTEALRIARTQYQVGDGDFLAVLTAQQTVLSSRDSLAQARGDRFQSAIDLVKALGSGWREPTASP; this is translated from the coding sequence ATGCGTCCCGCCGTTTTCCCCGCCGCCCTGGCCCTTTTTCTGGGCGGCTGCTCGCTGGTTCCCGACAGCGAGCGGCCAGCGCTTGCCATGCCGGCGGCCTTCGGCGATGCCGCTCCGGCGCCCGCCGCCACGCCGTTGGCCGATGCCACATGGTGGCGGCGCTTCGGCTCGCCCGAGCTTTCCGCGCTGATGAGCGACGCGATGACCGGCAATCAGGATCTGGAAGCCGCCTTCCGCCGCGTGGCCCAGGCCCGGGCCAGTCTGGCGGGAACCCGCGCCGGCTGGTTCCCGACGCTCAGCGCCAGCAGCAATGCCAACCGCAGCTTGCACAACACGGCGCGCACCGCCGCCGCCACCGAAAAGACCACCTATGATGTCGGCGGCGATCTGTCGTGGGAGGTCGATCTGTTTGGCAAGACCCGCGCCAGCGTGCTGTCGGCCGAGGCGACCGCCCAGTCCCAGGCCCTGGCCCGCGACGCCCTGGCGCTGTCCATCCAGGGCGAGGTGGCCACCGCCTATGTCACCGCCCTGGCCGCCAAGGACCGGCTGGCGATCGCCCGGGAAAATCTGGCGACGGCCCGCGAAATCCTGGCGCTGATCGAAACCCAGGTGAGCATCGGATCGCAAGCGCCGCTCGAACAGGCCCAGCAACGCTCGACCGTCGCCGGGATCGAGGCCAGCCTGCCGCAGTTGGAAGCCGATCTGGCGGCGGCGCAGACCTCCCTCGCCGTGCTGTTGGGCCGCGCCCCCCAGGGCTTCCGCATCCAGGCCCCGGGGCTGAACGCCCTGGCCTTGCCGGCCATCGCGCCCGGCCAACCCTCCGACCTTCTCGAACGCCGCCCCGATATCCGCGAGGCCGAGGCCACCCTGATCGCCGCCAATGCCGATATCGGCGCCGCCCGCTCCGCCTTCTTTCCCACCCTGACCCTGTCGGCCAGCGCCTCGCTAAGCGGCGCCTTGAGCGGCGGAACGACAACGGCGGGGTCGCTGGCCGGCAACCTGTTGGGCACCATCTTCGATGCCGGCAAGCGCGAGGCCGATCTGGAAGTCGCCCGCCAGCGCTGGGCCGAACTGGCCGCCACTTATCGCACCACGGTGCTGACGGCCTTAAAGGAGGCCGAGGACGCCCTGGTGACCGAAGACACCGGGGCGCGGCGCGAGGTGGCCCTGGCCGAGGCGGTGGTCCAATCGACCGAGGCGCTGCGCATCGCCCGCACCCAGTATCAGGTGGGCGACGGCGATTTCCTGGCCGTGCTCACCGCCCAGCAAACCGTTCTGTCCTCGCGCGATTCCCTGGCCCAGGCCCGGGGGGACCGCTTCCAGTCGGCGATCGATCTGGTCAAGGCCCTGGGCAGCGGCTGGCGCGAACCTACAGCTTCCCCTTGA
- a CDS encoding FmdB family zinc ribbon protein — protein sequence MPLYSYHCPACNAEFEVLLGLSETAVCPQCGATEPERLLGRTAAPSTSSGKLAKFRQQAAREGHFSNYSKSEIKGKL from the coding sequence ATGCCGCTTTATTCCTACCATTGCCCGGCGTGTAACGCGGAGTTCGAGGTTTTGCTCGGCCTGTCGGAGACGGCGGTTTGCCCGCAGTGCGGGGCGACCGAGCCCGAACGTCTGCTCGGGCGGACGGCGGCGCCGTCCACCTCGTCGGGCAAGCTTGCCAAGTTCCGCCAGCAGGCCGCCCGCGAGGGGCATTTCAGCAATTACTCCAAGTCGGAGATCAAGGGGAAGCTGTAG
- a CDS encoding type II toxin-antitoxin system RelE/ParE family toxin, whose translation MPRLVILPAARLDLIEIGDFIALDNPERAASFVAEIEARMIQAADRPASFPTRDELHEGLRSARHGRYLIFFIEDGDEVRVVRVLHGARDFQRIMG comes from the coding sequence GTGCCGCGCTTGGTCATTCTGCCCGCCGCCCGGCTGGATCTCATCGAAATCGGCGACTTCATCGCGCTGGACAATCCGGAGCGCGCGGCATCGTTTGTGGCCGAAATTGAAGCTCGGATGATCCAGGCGGCAGACCGTCCCGCCAGCTTCCCAACGCGTGACGAGTTGCACGAGGGCCTGCGCTCGGCGCGGCATGGGCGGTACCTGATCTTCTTTATCGAAGACGGGGACGAGGTGCGGGTTGTTCGCGTGTTACACGGCGCGAGGGATTTTCAGCGTATCATGGGCTAA
- a CDS encoding type II toxin-antitoxin system ParD family antitoxin: protein MPAVERMTITMPKDLAEALRQTVAGGEYASTSEVVREALRDWMGRRDAQRPDLETVRAAIKAGLDSGPGIPADQVFAELRARYAAKS, encoded by the coding sequence ATGCCCGCCGTCGAACGAATGACCATCACAATGCCCAAGGACCTGGCCGAGGCGTTGCGCCAGACGGTCGCGGGCGGAGAATACGCATCGACCAGCGAGGTCGTTCGCGAGGCCTTGCGCGACTGGATGGGGCGTCGCGACGCGCAACGCCCTGACCTGGAAACCGTGCGGGCGGCGATCAAGGCGGGGCTGGATAGCGGCCCGGGCATCCCGGCCGATCAGGTGTTCGCCGAGTTGCGCGCGCGCTATGCCGCCAAGTCCTGA
- a CDS encoding globin-coupled sensor protein codes for MIDIEFHKEERIDALGLNAEARSLLREIQPLAAACIDRALDGAYDRMQRYPDSRRAFDGVDIAQAKRVQRQHWLEDVLSPEPTDSQFANAILLAQGRQKSGLALRWYFVFFMAILDGLIEGITPAYRRKPERLSKAISVLTRAVFFDLDLFTAVYVAAAEGAAASELNRQADAFEAQVSDMVKAVAASIAEVQDTARTMTAVADQTQAQALTALTAGDEAGANAQTVAAATEQLSASIIEIGRQVGQSTRISGEAVTAARDTDHLVQGLAEVARKIGDVVKLINSIASQTNLLALNATIEAARAGEAGRGFAVVAGEVKNLANQTAKATEEISGQIAAVQKATQGAVGAIRGIGATITEVSAITAAIAAAVDQQRAATEEIARSVQQVAQSSALATKGMTTVTQAAEETGGAARQLRDGLDGLGHKSARLTTQVDDFLGRIRQRG; via the coding sequence GTGATCGATATTGAGTTCCATAAGGAAGAGCGGATCGATGCTCTGGGCCTTAACGCCGAAGCCCGCTCGCTGCTTCGTGAAATTCAGCCCCTGGCCGCCGCCTGCATCGACCGGGCCCTTGATGGCGCCTATGACCGCATGCAGCGCTATCCCGACTCGCGCCGCGCCTTTGACGGGGTGGACATCGCCCAAGCCAAGCGGGTGCAGCGTCAGCATTGGCTTGAAGACGTGCTGTCGCCCGAGCCCACCGACTCCCAATTCGCCAATGCCATCTTATTGGCCCAAGGACGCCAGAAATCGGGGTTGGCCCTGCGCTGGTACTTCGTGTTCTTCATGGCGATCCTCGATGGCCTGATCGAGGGGATCACCCCGGCTTATCGCCGCAAACCCGAGCGGCTGAGCAAGGCGATCTCGGTGCTGACGCGGGCGGTCTTCTTCGATCTCGACCTGTTCACCGCCGTTTACGTGGCGGCGGCGGAAGGGGCGGCGGCAAGCGAACTCAACCGACAGGCCGACGCCTTCGAGGCGCAGGTTTCCGATATGGTCAAGGCGGTCGCCGCCTCGATCGCCGAGGTTCAAGACACGGCCAGAACGATGACCGCCGTCGCCGACCAGACCCAAGCCCAGGCGCTCACCGCCCTGACGGCCGGCGACGAGGCCGGGGCCAATGCCCAGACCGTGGCCGCCGCCACCGAGCAACTCAGCGCCTCGATCATCGAGATCGGCCGTCAGGTCGGCCAGTCGACGCGGATTTCGGGCGAGGCGGTGACGGCGGCGCGCGATACCGACCACTTGGTTCAGGGACTGGCCGAGGTGGCGCGAAAGATCGGCGACGTGGTCAAGCTGATCAATTCGATCGCCAGCCAAACCAACCTTCTGGCGCTGAACGCCACCATCGAGGCGGCGCGGGCCGGCGAGGCCGGGCGCGGCTTCGCCGTGGTCGCCGGCGAAGTCAAGAACCTCGCAAATCAGACGGCGAAGGCCACCGAGGAAATCTCGGGCCAGATCGCCGCCGTGCAGAAGGCCACCCAGGGCGCGGTCGGCGCCATTCGCGGCATCGGCGCCACCATCACCGAGGTCAGTGCGATCACCGCGGCGATCGCCGCCGCCGTCGATCAGCAGCGCGCCGCCACCGAGGAAATCGCCCGCAGCGTGCAACAGGTGGCGCAGAGCAGCGCCCTCGCCACCAAGGGAATGACCACGGTGACCCAGGCGGCCGAAGAGACCGGCGGCGCGGCGCGCCAGCTTCGTGACGGCCTCGACGGCCTGGGTCACAAATCGGCGCGCCTAACCACCCAGGTCGATGATTTCCTGGGGCGAATCCGCCAGCGCGGTTAG
- a CDS encoding helix-turn-helix domain-containing protein translates to MPESDTRTIHHVDAHVGQRVRQRRTALILDQETLARRIGVSFQQIQKYERGRNRISASRLYDIAKALAVPIDYFFSDLERGDPRHDGALAEDMGRLAQGGSAPPDPLRLTQSLDLAQAFWALPDDGMRQSFIALLKAMSSFED, encoded by the coding sequence ATGCCCGAGAGCGATACCCGCACCATCCATCATGTGGACGCCCATGTCGGTCAAAGGGTCCGTCAGCGTCGGACCGCCCTGATCCTTGACCAGGAAACCCTGGCGCGCCGAATCGGCGTCTCTTTCCAGCAAATCCAGAAATACGAACGCGGCCGCAACCGGATCAGCGCCAGCCGGCTCTATGACATCGCCAAGGCGCTGGCGGTTCCCATCGATTATTTTTTCAGTGATCTGGAGCGCGGCGATCCCCGGCATGACGGGGCTTTGGCCGAGGACATGGGGCGCTTGGCCCAAGGCGGGAGCGCCCCGCCCGATCCGTTGCGCCTGACCCAAAGCCTGGACCTGGCCCAGGCCTTTTGGGCGCTGCCCGATGACGGGATGCGCCAAAGCTTCATCGCCCTTCTCAAGGCGATGAGCTCCTTTGAGGATTAG
- a CDS encoding F0F1 ATP synthase subunit B produces the protein MISLALAAETAEHGGEAASHGGLFADPAFWVSIAFLMVVGFVYIKAKNKILGALDGRGAAVKAKLDEARKLRDDAQALLAEYQRRQRDAMKEADEIIRHAKDEAARLRAKAEADLEASIRRREQQAVDRIAQAEAQALAQVRNEAVDVAVSAARSLMAGSLAKADQNRLIDAAIADLPGKLH, from the coding sequence ATGATCTCCCTCGCTCTCGCCGCCGAGACCGCCGAGCACGGTGGGGAAGCCGCCAGCCACGGCGGCCTGTTCGCCGATCCGGCCTTCTGGGTCTCCATCGCCTTCCTGATGGTCGTCGGCTTTGTTTATATCAAGGCCAAGAACAAGATCCTTGGGGCCCTGGACGGTCGGGGTGCCGCGGTCAAGGCCAAGCTCGACGAGGCCCGCAAGCTGCGCGACGACGCCCAGGCGCTGCTGGCCGAGTACCAGCGCCGCCAGCGCGACGCGATGAAGGAAGCCGACGAGATCATTCGCCACGCCAAGGATGAGGCCGCCCGTCTGCGCGCCAAGGCCGAAGCCGATCTCGAGGCCTCGATCCGCCGCCGCGAACAGCAGGCCGTCGATCGCATCGCCCAGGCCGAGGCCCAGGCCCTGGCCCAGGTGCGCAACGAAGCCGTCGATGTCGCCGTCTCCGCCGCGCGCTCCTTGATGGCCGGGTCGCTGGCCAAGGCCGATCAGAACCGCCTGATCGACGCGGCGATCGCCGACCTGCCGGGCAAGCTGCACTAA
- a CDS encoding ATP synthase subunit b 2, which yields MPQFDPSSFPSQIVWLVIALVAMYFVMSRLAIPRLAEVLEQRQRLINDDLKQAEALKAETEAAIAAYETALAEARARAHDEIRAVTEAAAKAAEARNAEVAKALNTRIKDGEARIVQARDEALTHVREVAGAVASDIVGKLAGLRVDDAALTAAVAAAIKE from the coding sequence ATGCCTCAATTCGATCCTTCGTCCTTCCCTTCGCAGATCGTCTGGTTGGTGATCGCCCTTGTCGCGATGTATTTCGTGATGAGCCGGTTGGCCATTCCCCGTTTGGCCGAGGTGCTTGAACAGCGCCAGCGGCTGATCAACGACGACCTGAAGCAGGCCGAAGCCCTGAAGGCCGAGACCGAAGCCGCCATCGCCGCCTACGAAACGGCCCTGGCCGAAGCCCGGGCCCGTGCCCATGACGAAATCCGCGCCGTGACCGAGGCCGCCGCCAAGGCCGCCGAGGCGCGCAACGCCGAGGTCGCCAAGGCTCTCAACACCCGGATCAAGGACGGCGAGGCCCGCATCGTTCAGGCCCGCGACGAAGCCCTGACCCACGTGCGCGAAGTGGCCGGCGCGGTCGCCAGCGATATAGTCGGCAAGCTCGCCGGGCTGCGCGTCGACGATGCCGCGCTCACCGCCGCCGTCGCCGCCGCGATCAAGGAGTAA
- a CDS encoding F0F1 ATP synthase subunit C encodes MDAEAAKMIGAGLAAIGMIGSGIGVGNIWANLIATVGRNPAAKSTVELYGWIGFAVTEAIALFALVVALILLFAA; translated from the coding sequence ATGGACGCTGAAGCCGCGAAGATGATCGGCGCTGGTCTTGCCGCCATTGGCATGATTGGTTCGGGTATTGGCGTTGGCAACATCTGGGCCAACCTGATTGCCACCGTCGGCCGCAACCCGGCCGCCAAGAGCACCGTCGAGCTCTACGGCTGGATCGGCTTCGCCGTTACCGAAGCTATCGCCCTGTTCGCCTTGGTCGTGGCGCTGATCCTGCTGTTCGCCGCCTAA
- a CDS encoding F0F1 ATP synthase subunit A: MHSPVEQFAIKPLVSIQVAGVDVSFTNSSLLMLLTVGLAAAFFWNATARRTLIPGRLQSAAEMLYEFVANMIRDNVGKEGMKYFPYILTLFVFVFLGNMLGMLPYSFTFTSHIAVTAALAVGIFIAVTIIGFARHGFHYFRMFFPHGAPLLTAPLLIPIELISYLSRPFSLSVRLFANMTVGHIMLKVLAGFVIMLGVVGGVVPFAVVLGVTVLEFFIAALQAYVFTILTCIYLNDAINMH; encoded by the coding sequence GTGCATAGTCCGGTTGAACAGTTCGCGATCAAACCACTCGTCAGCATCCAGGTCGCGGGTGTCGACGTGTCCTTCACCAACTCTTCGCTGCTCATGCTCCTGACCGTTGGTCTGGCGGCCGCGTTCTTCTGGAACGCGACGGCGCGGCGCACCCTGATTCCGGGGCGCCTGCAGAGCGCGGCCGAGATGCTGTACGAATTCGTCGCCAATATGATCCGCGACAACGTGGGCAAGGAAGGGATGAAGTACTTTCCCTATATCCTGACCCTGTTCGTTTTCGTGTTTCTTGGCAATATGCTGGGCATGCTGCCTTATTCCTTCACGTTCACCAGCCATATCGCGGTTACCGCGGCGCTGGCCGTGGGAATCTTCATCGCCGTCACCATCATTGGTTTCGCCCGACACGGATTTCATTACTTTCGGATGTTCTTCCCGCATGGCGCCCCGCTGTTGACGGCGCCGCTGCTGATCCCGATCGAACTGATCTCCTATCTGTCGCGGCCCTTCAGCCTGTCGGTCCGACTGTTCGCCAACATGACCGTCGGCCACATCATGCTGAAGGTTCTGGCCGGTTTCGTGATAATGCTGGGTGTCGTCGGCGGTGTCGTGCCGTTCGCCGTCGTCCTTGGCGTGACCGTGCTCGAGTTCTTCATTGCCGCCTTGCAGGCCTATGTCTTCACCATCTTGACCTGCATCTATCTCAACGACGCCATCAACATGCACTAA
- a CDS encoding AtpZ/AtpI family protein translates to MTDRDTPPSLEDISRRLTEAKGGADGAEADGAGSSGPARASGLGIGMRISIELVTTIAVGGAIGYGLDSWLGTSPLAMVVFLVLGGAAGVMNAYRVVKGLDDSVGLGRAIERKEKAEGNKDRA, encoded by the coding sequence ATGACCGATCGTGATACTCCCCCCTCGCTGGAAGACATCTCCCGCCGCCTGACCGAGGCGAAGGGGGGTGCGGATGGCGCCGAGGCGGACGGAGCGGGGAGTTCCGGGCCGGCCCGGGCTTCCGGCCTGGGAATCGGTATGCGGATCAGCATCGAGCTGGTCACGACGATCGCGGTCGGCGGGGCGATCGGTTACGGGCTTGACTCGTGGCTGGGAACGTCGCCGCTGGCGATGGTTGTTTTCCTCGTTCTGGGGGGGGCGGCCGGGGTGATGAATGCCTATCGCGTGGTCAAGGGCCTGGATGATTCCGTGGGCCTGGGCCGGGCGATCGAGCGCAAAGAGAAAGCGGAAGGGAACAAAGACCGTGCATAG